Proteins encoded in a region of the Enterococcus gilvus ATCC BAA-350 genome:
- a CDS encoding F0F1 ATP synthase subunit gamma, producing MMASLNEIKTRIASTKKTSQITNAMQMVSASKLTKSEAYSAKFQLYASKVREVLTHLTASELTELANSGRELGGINYHSMLLNRPVKKTGYIVITSDGGLVGGYNSSILKQTMTMLEDDHDSADEYVLLAIGGTGADFFKARGVKLAYELRNLSDQPSFEEVRKIVSMTTSMYENQVFDELYVCYNHHVNSLSSQFRVEKMLPISDLDPTEAQTYREEYLFEPSKEAILDQLLPQYAESLIYGAIVDAKTAEHAAGMTAMKTATDNAGSIIDDLTISYNRARQAAITQEITEIVGGASALE from the coding sequence ATCATGGCATCCTTAAATGAAATCAAAACACGGATTGCATCGACAAAGAAAACTAGTCAAATCACCAACGCTATGCAAATGGTATCAGCATCTAAATTGACGAAATCAGAAGCCTACTCAGCAAAATTTCAACTCTATGCTTCAAAAGTACGTGAAGTATTAACGCACTTAACAGCAAGTGAATTAACCGAGTTGGCCAATTCTGGTCGTGAATTAGGCGGAATCAACTACCACAGTATGTTGTTGAATCGTCCGGTTAAAAAAACGGGCTATATTGTGATTACTTCTGATGGTGGTTTGGTCGGAGGGTATAACAGCTCAATCTTGAAACAGACCATGACGATGCTTGAAGATGATCATGATTCTGCCGATGAATATGTTTTGTTAGCCATTGGTGGAACCGGAGCGGACTTTTTCAAAGCTCGTGGTGTTAAATTGGCCTATGAATTACGCAATTTATCGGATCAACCAAGCTTTGAAGAAGTGCGAAAGATCGTTTCCATGACGACCAGTATGTATGAAAACCAAGTCTTCGATGAATTGTACGTATGCTATAACCATCACGTCAATTCATTGTCTAGCCAGTTTCGGGTAGAAAAAATGCTGCCTATTTCTGATTTAGACCCAACTGAAGCACAGACGTATCGTGAAGAATATCTATTCGAACCTTCAAAAGAAGCAATTCTTGATCAATTACTTCCGCAATATGCTGAAAGTTTGATTTACGGAGCCATCGTTGATGCCAAAACAGCGGAGCATGCTGCTGGGATGACGGCAATGAAGACTGCGACAGATAACGCGGGTTCGATCATTGATGATTTAACGATTTCATACAATAGGGCTCGTCAAGCGGCGATCACCCAAGAGATTACTGAAATTGTCGGCGGGGCTTCCGCATTAGAATAA